One genomic region from Pseudomonas sp. R5-89-07 encodes:
- a CDS encoding Smr/MutS family protein, producing MQDDDFSLFKNELRGVKPIKHDRADTGKPKTDRAQIAKLRQAATVRSDATTVDGLSDQFVIDVGPEDELMWARDGVQESQMRKLKAGQIPFEGSLDLHGMSVEKARETLWAFLAEATKFEIRCVRVTHGKAVRLDGKRPMIKSHVNTWLRQHAQVLGFTSCQARHGGAGAVYVMLKRTMMEGRDE from the coding sequence ATGCAAGACGACGACTTTTCCCTGTTCAAGAACGAGCTGCGCGGCGTCAAGCCGATCAAGCACGATCGCGCCGACACCGGCAAACCCAAGACTGATCGGGCGCAAATCGCCAAGCTGCGCCAGGCCGCGACCGTGCGCAGCGATGCCACCACCGTGGATGGCCTGTCGGACCAGTTCGTGATCGACGTCGGCCCCGAAGATGAGTTGATGTGGGCCCGTGACGGCGTGCAGGAAAGCCAGATGCGCAAGCTCAAGGCCGGCCAGATTCCGTTCGAAGGCAGCCTCGACCTGCATGGCATGAGCGTGGAAAAAGCCCGGGAAACCCTCTGGGCCTTTCTTGCCGAAGCCACCAAATTCGAAATCCGCTGCGTGCGTGTCACCCATGGCAAGGCCGTGCGGCTGGACGGCAAGCGGCCGATGATCAAGAGCCACGTCAATACCTGGCTGCGCCAGCATGCCCAGGTGCTCGGCTTTACGTCGTGCCAGGCCCGCCATGGCGGCGCCGGTGCGGTGTATGTGATGCTCAAGCGCACCATGATGGAAGGCCGCGACGAGTAA
- a CDS encoding acyclic terpene utilization AtuA family protein encodes MKTLRIGAGAGYSGDRIEPAVELAEQGDLDYLVFECLAERTIALAQQARISDPQSGYDPLLSERMRRVLPFVGVKAGRRRLRVITNMGAANPVAAAVEVRRIAGELGLSLKVAAVVGDDVLSVLNPRQLLDNGQTVAALGERLISANAYLGVDGILDALHADADVVITGRVADPSLFLAPQMFEFGWAADDWQRLGRGTLVGHLLECAGQISGGYFADPGFKDVDDLARLGFPLAEVDADGNALITKVAGSGGRVSRATCTEQLIYEVHDPAAYLTPDVTADFSQVGFVEESLDRVRAQGATGQARPEQLKVSVGYLDGWIGEGQMSYGGPGAVARAQLAREVVLKRLELIGVKMQDVRAELIGMESLHGPRSTVEPWEVRLRVAARCEERSDAVRVGNEVETLYTNGPSGGGGASKSVRQVVAVASLLLPRDKVKPRIDA; translated from the coding sequence ATGAAAACCTTGCGCATCGGCGCCGGTGCCGGCTACTCCGGTGACCGCATCGAACCCGCCGTGGAGCTGGCCGAACAGGGCGACCTGGATTATCTGGTGTTCGAATGCCTGGCCGAACGTACGATTGCCCTGGCCCAACAGGCGAGAATCAGCGACCCACAGAGCGGTTACGACCCGCTGCTGAGTGAGCGTATGCGCCGTGTTTTGCCGTTTGTAGGTGTTAAAGCGGGGCGTCGTCGCCTGCGCGTGATCACCAATATGGGCGCGGCCAACCCGGTGGCGGCGGCTGTTGAAGTCCGACGGATTGCCGGTGAGTTGGGCTTGAGCCTCAAGGTTGCCGCCGTGGTTGGGGACGATGTGCTCAGCGTGTTGAATCCCAGGCAGCTGTTGGATAATGGCCAGACGGTTGCCGCCCTGGGTGAACGGCTGATTTCGGCGAATGCCTACCTGGGTGTGGATGGCATCCTTGACGCCCTGCACGCTGATGCCGACGTTGTGATTACAGGGCGCGTGGCCGACCCGTCATTGTTTCTCGCGCCGCAGATGTTTGAATTCGGCTGGGCCGCCGACGACTGGCAGCGCCTGGGCAGAGGCACCCTGGTGGGGCATTTGCTCGAATGTGCGGGACAAATCAGCGGTGGTTACTTCGCCGACCCTGGTTTCAAGGATGTGGATGACCTGGCCCGCCTCGGCTTTCCGTTGGCCGAGGTCGATGCCGACGGCAATGCCTTGATCACCAAGGTTGCAGGCTCCGGTGGGCGAGTCAGTCGGGCGACCTGCACCGAGCAGTTGATCTACGAAGTGCACGATCCGGCGGCGTACCTGACGCCCGACGTGACTGCCGACTTTTCCCAGGTAGGTTTTGTCGAGGAAAGCCTCGATCGGGTGCGTGCGCAAGGGGCGACAGGACAGGCGCGGCCGGAGCAATTGAAGGTCAGTGTCGGTTACCTGGACGGCTGGATCGGTGAGGGGCAGATGTCCTATGGCGGCCCCGGCGCTGTCGCACGAGCGCAACTGGCACGGGAGGTGGTGCTCAAGCGTCTGGAACTGATCGGCGTGAAGATGCAGGACGTACGCGCCGAGTTGATCGGCATGGAGTCATTGCACGGCCCGCGCAGCACCGTCGAGCCTTGGGAGGTGCGCCTGAGGGTCGCCGCCCGTTGTGAAGAACGCAGCGACGCCGTGCGCGTCGGCAATGAAGTGGAAACCCTCTACACCAACGGCCCGTCCGGCGGCGGCGGGGCGAGCAAGAGCGTGCGCCAGGTGGTGGCGGTGGCGTCGCTGCTGCTGCCCCGCGACAAGGTCAAACCGAGGATAGACGCATGA
- a CDS encoding glutathione S-transferase N-terminal domain-containing protein, producing MFVKALRVGLGQIIIASDFLTRPRKKQRPAEQQAQVNEAAKDLTLYQFHACPFCVKTRRTLHRLNVPVALKDAKNNAQDRQTLLEQGGKIKVPCLRIEENGQTTWMYDSKVIIDYLDKRFAAI from the coding sequence ATGTTCGTCAAAGCACTTCGAGTCGGCCTCGGCCAGATCATTATCGCCAGCGACTTCCTGACCCGCCCGCGCAAAAAACAGCGCCCCGCCGAACAACAGGCCCAGGTGAACGAAGCGGCCAAGGACCTGACCCTGTATCAGTTCCATGCCTGCCCGTTCTGCGTGAAGACCCGTCGCACCCTGCACCGCCTGAATGTGCCTGTGGCGCTCAAGGACGCAAAAAACAACGCGCAAGACCGCCAGACCCTTCTGGAGCAAGGCGGCAAGATCAAGGTGCCGTGCCTGCGCATCGAAGAAAACGGCCAGACCACCTGGATGTACGACTCCAAGGTCATCATCGATTACCTGGACAAGCGCTTCGCCGCGATCTGA
- a CDS encoding CitMHS family transporter, which produces MLATLGVITILCLLAAVMSKRLSPLVALIALPIIAALLGGFGLQTSAFIITGIKNVAPVVGMFVFAILFFGIMTDAGMLDPIIDRILLTVGTRPTRIVVGTATLALLVHLDGSGAVTFLVTVPAMLPLYTRLGIDKRILACVCAMAAGVNFLPWTGPVLRSSAALHVPVADLFQPLIPVQIVGLVFVFACAWWLGHREEKRLGLGAGSSVDAVPQRVLSDDDIKLRRPRLFWVNLILTVLVMVVMIAGWVDPVVMFMLGTVVALCINYPNVDAQRARIDAHAKTALTMASILLAAGVFTGIMQGTGMLKAIAEVAVAQIPAGHGKLIPAVVGFISMPLSMLFDPDSYYFGVMPVIAEVGKALGVDPLQVAQASLLGVHTTGFPVSPLTPATFLLVGLCKIELADHQRFTIPFLFAASVLMTLTALLLGVI; this is translated from the coding sequence TGCCTGCTCGCCGCCGTCATGAGCAAGCGCCTCTCGCCCCTGGTGGCCCTGATTGCCTTGCCGATCATCGCCGCGCTGCTCGGCGGTTTCGGCCTGCAAACCAGCGCGTTCATCATTACCGGCATCAAGAATGTCGCCCCCGTAGTGGGCATGTTCGTGTTTGCGATCCTGTTCTTCGGGATCATGACCGACGCCGGCATGCTCGACCCGATCATTGATCGCATCCTGCTCACGGTGGGCACGCGTCCTACACGCATTGTCGTCGGCACGGCGACCCTGGCACTGCTGGTACACCTGGACGGTTCCGGCGCGGTGACCTTCCTGGTGACGGTACCGGCGATGTTGCCGCTGTACACCCGGCTGGGCATCGACAAGCGCATCCTTGCCTGTGTCTGTGCCATGGCCGCCGGGGTCAACTTCCTGCCCTGGACCGGCCCGGTGCTGCGCTCGTCGGCGGCGCTGCATGTGCCGGTGGCGGACCTGTTCCAGCCGCTGATCCCGGTGCAGATTGTCGGGCTGGTCTTTGTATTCGCCTGCGCCTGGTGGCTGGGCCACCGAGAAGAAAAACGCCTGGGCCTGGGCGCCGGTTCCAGCGTGGACGCGGTGCCGCAGCGGGTGCTCAGTGACGATGACATCAAGCTGCGCCGTCCACGGCTGTTCTGGGTCAACCTGATCCTGACCGTGCTGGTGATGGTGGTGATGATCGCCGGCTGGGTCGACCCGGTGGTGATGTTCATGCTCGGCACGGTGGTGGCGCTGTGTATCAACTACCCCAACGTCGACGCCCAGCGCGCCCGCATCGATGCCCATGCCAAGACCGCCCTGACCATGGCCAGCATCCTGCTCGCCGCCGGGGTGTTCACCGGCATCATGCAAGGCACCGGCATGCTCAAGGCCATCGCCGAAGTGGCGGTGGCGCAGATTCCTGCGGGCCACGGCAAATTGATCCCGGCGGTGGTGGGTTTTATTTCCATGCCGTTGAGCATGCTGTTCGACCCCGATTCCTACTATTTCGGCGTGATGCCGGTGATCGCCGAAGTCGGCAAGGCCCTGGGCGTCGACCCGCTGCAGGTGGCCCAGGCCTCGCTGCTGGGTGTGCACACCACGGGTTTCCCGGTCAGTCCGCTGACCCCCGCGACCTTTCTGCTGGTGGGTTTGTGCAAGATCGAATTGGCCGATCACCAGCGCTTCACCATTCCTTTTCTGTTTGCCGCGTCGGTGCTGATGACCCTGACCGCGCTGCTCCTGGGAGTTATCTGA
- a CDS encoding cysteine hydrolase family protein → MSVPKTMFQLSGRGYAAANLAHATLVIIDAQKEYLSGPLALSGMDAAVGNVKQLVAAARNAGRPIVHVRHLGTVGGLFDPQGERGEFIPGLEPEGDETIIGKLLPSAFHGTGLEKHLQDLGSLDLIVCGFMSHSSVSTTVRAAKNLGFRCTLVEDACATRDLPYKGGVLSAEHVQQTEMAIMADNFATLALTKDLI, encoded by the coding sequence ATGTCCGTTCCAAAGACGATGTTTCAACTCAGCGGTCGTGGTTACGCAGCTGCCAACCTTGCCCATGCGACCCTTGTGATCATCGACGCCCAGAAGGAATACCTCAGCGGCCCACTCGCCCTCTCGGGCATGGACGCAGCGGTCGGCAACGTCAAGCAGTTGGTGGCCGCTGCGCGCAACGCCGGGCGGCCGATCGTGCATGTGCGCCACCTGGGTACCGTCGGCGGCCTGTTCGATCCACAAGGCGAGCGCGGCGAATTCATCCCCGGCCTGGAACCTGAAGGTGACGAAACCATCATCGGCAAGCTGCTGCCCAGCGCCTTTCACGGCACCGGCCTGGAAAAACACCTGCAGGACCTGGGTTCGCTGGACCTGATCGTCTGCGGTTTCATGAGCCACTCCAGCGTCAGCACCACCGTGCGCGCCGCCAAGAACCTCGGTTTTCGCTGCACCCTGGTAGAAGATGCCTGCGCCACGCGCGACCTGCCCTACAAAGGTGGCGTGCTGAGCGCCGAGCACGTGCAGCAGACTGAAATGGCCATCATGGCCGACAACTTCGCCACCCTGGCGTTGACCAAAGATCTGATCTGA
- the folE gene encoding GTP cyclohydrolase I FolE, protein MSLEQNYTEILGQLGEDVSREGLLDTPKRAAKAMQYLCRGYEQTLEEVTNGALFSSDNSEMVLVKDIELYSLCEHHLLPFIGKAHVAYIPSGKVLGLSKVARIVDMYARRLQIQENLSRQIADAVLEVTGALGVAVVIEAKHMCMMMRGVEKQNSSMITSVMLGEFRENAATRSEFLSLIK, encoded by the coding sequence ATGTCCCTGGAACAGAATTACACAGAGATTCTCGGCCAACTCGGCGAGGACGTCTCCCGCGAGGGCCTGCTCGACACGCCAAAGCGTGCCGCCAAGGCGATGCAGTACCTTTGCCGCGGTTACGAACAGACGTTGGAAGAAGTCACCAACGGCGCCCTGTTCAGCTCCGACAACAGCGAAATGGTGCTGGTCAAGGACATCGAGTTGTACTCGCTGTGCGAACACCACCTGCTGCCGTTTATCGGCAAGGCCCACGTAGCGTATATCCCGAGCGGCAAAGTGCTGGGCCTGTCGAAGGTCGCGCGGATCGTCGACATGTATGCGCGTCGCCTGCAGATCCAGGAAAACCTCAGCCGCCAGATCGCTGATGCGGTGCTGGAAGTCACCGGCGCCCTCGGCGTGGCAGTAGTCATCGAGGCCAAGCACATGTGCATGATGATGCGCGGCGTGGAAAAACAGAATTCGTCGATGATCACGTCGGTGATGCTCGGTGAGTTTCGCGAAAACGCGGCCACCCGCAGCGAATTTCTCAGCCTGATCAAGTAA